The Xiphophorus couchianus chromosome 18, X_couchianus-1.0, whole genome shotgun sequence DNA window GCAAAACAATTAACGTAAAGAGTAAAGAAACCATTTGATCAATTTAAACAATATACACATCAACTACTAAACCACTGCAAAGATCTGTTGCAAGGCTCAAGGCTGCTTTCAAAGAACCTGCTGGAAAGAACCACACAACCTCCATGACACgctaaaaaacatgaaaagaagtaaaactgcatcaggcaaaaaaaaaaaaaaaactgaacgtAAAGATGGAAGAAACCACTATAAACAGAAACTgataaacagactgaaaaccACCATAAAAACACTGAACCACTGCAGATAGGTGCAATACTGCCTGACAGAACCACAGAACCCAGACAGACACAAAGAACTTatgaaaagaagcaaaactgcagaaaaaaggcaaataaaaaacacatcaaagtgAAACAGAACTACCACAGAAACAAACCTAAGAGTTTTAGTGCTGCTACTGCAGATCAATgaacaaacaaattatttggCCACAGAGGAATAAATATCCTCTACAAAACTCAGGGAATTCAACATTAATATTGACATATTTCAAGTAACGCATGATCATCATGCAGACAGTGGCAACCCCAACAGAGGGCCAGGGGGGCCCAAGGCCCCTTCTGGAAAATGCTAGCAACCCCATTGGCCCCCCTGAGAATCGTGCAAAAGTCATAGAAATATATGCAGAACAAAcccaataaatgaataaattaatttatgaaacataaaataacatttacagaaataaataattaaatttagttGCGTCGTACCGATGGCGCAGATCTTGTTGTCTCCGACCCAGACTCCCGTGTGAGGAGACGTCGCTGCTTCCACGCCGAACCTGCCGCACAGCGCGATGACCGTCTTCTCCAGCTGGCCCACGTACCAACGGACGCTCTGAGGGAACAGAACCGCGTTACACCCAGAACCACAGACGCCATCAGATCTCAGGCCCCTCAGGTCCGACCTTCTTAAAGCTCCCCAGGTTCAGCACTGGGTAGCAGACCAGCTGGCCCGGTCCGTGGAAGGTGATGAGTCCTCCTCTGTTGGCGTGGTGGACGTCGGCCCCAAGCAGCCGGAGCCGGTCCAGTACTGGACCCGGGTATGGTTTGTGCCGGATCCCAGTGGTGTAGACTGGCAAGTGCTGGCAGAGCAGTAGCGTATGGGCCGGACCGGACCGGTGCCGGTCAGTGTAGACCTGCTGCAGCCTCAGACCCTCCTGATAGGACACCAGGCCCAGACGGACCACCTCCACCAGGGGCCTGGCGGTCTGCATCCAGAACTGCAACGGGACCAAATCCAGTCAGAACCAACAAGTTCAGAGGTTTGACTCATTTTAACAAGAAACGGGTCATCTCAGGATTCTTCTAAATATTCTGACGTTTTATCAGGAAGAGCTGGGAACATTTCCGGGTCAAgttcctgcagctttaattcaTTCAGAGAAGCTGGAGAGCCAAAGTGAAGGACAGAATCTTACAGAATCCCCCTGAGATTCTACTCAATTTTAGACTTTCCTCGGCACCGCACCGGTCCAGAACCTGCAGTGAGAACAAACAGGTCCAATCTAACCTGCAGAACCTCACAGAGTTCGGCTGCTTGGTTTCACCGGCTGCAGTCAGAAAAGAGCTGCTTCCGGAGGAAACTCTGATTCTCCGAGCTGCAGAACTAGAAGctcggttctggtccggtcAAGGCAGCAGGTGACCTCAAACCTGATCCAGGGACTCACCTGTCAACGTCACCGAGCGCTCGCCCAAGTCCTCTACCTGTCAGCTGTGGAATCCGCGTGGGTTTCCGGTTTAGAGCCGCACTTTCAACCGGAAACACACCCAGCCCTTCATAATAAAGCTGTTCAATTTTGAATTATAGATTGAGCTCTCCGGAACGTTTACATGTGGCTTTATAtgaatcaaaaacataaaagagcaATTCTACGAGAAATCCTCAGGAACAGGAACGGCTCTCCAGCACTATGGTTTAATTCAGGAACACACcgatataaaaaaacaaaccaataacCAATATTTACTGGTATTAGAGACATTTACACCTCTTGAAAAATGACACCACTGTATTGTTTCTCTGCTTTAGTGAAACACCCGATAATTCAGTTTCAGCCAATGGATTTGTTAAATCCACCGGGCAGCAACTACTGATTGaattagtaattgattattacgactattaaaataaaatgaatatgcacattctgcagatttttcatttagccacttaagccttttatacaatatcagaaatacaataaaatatagacCTAGACCGAGTGTACTgtcattcaattcaattcaagaTGCAATAAAGAATtcattaaattcctttttaataagaaaatgatTCAGTGTTTTATAAcaattgcctaaaatgcagcaacatagcattcctttagcgTACGCCGGATCATTTGTAACAATGTAGCTAAAatatacttctaacatcaataTGTTAAAATGAGTGTAGGACTGATTTGGTgactattattgttattaattattattattttaattaaccgATTCATGATTAGATAGTAAAAGGCAGCaattgaaccaggtgaagctacaactttgccacttgaggagttttgggtggCACatgcaaaggtttttatttttttctttacttaaatCCAGAATGTATaaatttttgtacaattttgggataatttctgctctgattATGTTCTTATCATATTATGTTGGgaatttgtggttttattttgaaaattctgACTCCCGCCACAGTAGGCTCGCGCCGCTGTGTCCCGGCTCCTCGGTTGGCGGGCTGCACGCGCGTCCAGCTCACGCACGCGCTGTTTTCGGCAGGGGGCGGGGTTTGTTTTCGGAGCGGACCTGAGAGACAAGATGGCGACCGCAGGGTTCGCCGAACAGCGATCCAGTCAGGCCGGTACCGCCGCAGACACGTCCCGGTCGCGGCCCGGCACGGCAGGAGCCGCCCGGTGCCGCTCCGGGTCCGGCCCGCCGGAGAAGTGCTCAGCTTGCTCAGAGAGCCGGTCTGGGTCCGGGACGGCCTGTTCCCGGTGCGTGGCCCGGAGAGTCCCGAGCAGAGAGCAGCGATTCCGGAGAAGAAGTGACCCCGAGAGAGGCAGCAGCAGAGCGGGAAAGAGGGACAGCGAGAGCCTCAGAGGTGAGTGTGTTTAGCGGGGACAGAGCAGCTCACAGGGCGCTGAATCCGTCCGGCACCGGGGTTCGGTCCTCTAAAAAGCTGCTGGAAAAAGAACCGGGAATAAACTGATTTATATGAACTTTAATGAAGTTTAATAATCAACAGGAATTTAAGTGAAAAGAGCAGCTGTGGACCGCTGCGGAACGGTCCGGGTCCGTTCGGACTACGGTCGTATGGGGATCGGGACGGTTCGTGTGAATCTGATAATCGCCAATCAGTCCCagataaatcaataaaagtcAGGTCCTgtgaggagctgctgctctctgatcagtttgaggctttttttttatcgGGTTTTCTGGTTTATTCAACAATTTCTGCTCAGTTTAATGGATATTTCTGGTCATATTTTCTGGTTTATTGGCCGGTTCTGGTCAGTCTGTGTAGTTTGCATCATAGGACTTGTCCAGACATGTACAGCCAGAGGAGGAGCTCAGTCATACAGACCTGGTAGTAGTACTATAGTACTGTGTACTGCTCGGTTCATTTTGAATTACCCTGTTGGGACTTTTTGAGGTTTGTGGTGGAAGCCACTGGGAGTTCTGATCCCAGTTACTGGAGGTGGTAAGACCTGGAAACAGGAGCTAAATCTTTAAATATCTCAGAATAAGGAAAATGTTacctaatttaaataattaataattagcTTTTAGTTTAACAGCTGTGATGACAAGATTAAGTTTTTCTTGTGCTGTATTTTTCTTATGCTTCACGAATGATacattaataatatattattaatacATTATAATGTCATTAGATGCAAATGAATCTGGAATTAATGAGAGGTGTCTGTGATAAAACGTTTAATTTAaaggtgcaccgattgcagttttctgtccgATCGCGGATTTAAAGGGGCAAAACTTTTTGAGCGTTACATCGTGTTAGAATGTTACCCCCACATCataaacaaacctggagtgttgctttgattctttcatgcatgtttgagaaatcctttaatctccaggGCAACCATTCTGccgggtggacctagccccgccttcgaggcgcagctcctcctcagagctgcagtttccaagcttcctcATGGTCCAGCCCTCCCTCCTGATTCTCCTGCtcagatccttcagactagccagcagtaattagcaaacagctgctggaaCTGGAGCTCCTGCTCAATGAAACCCTGGTAAAACCATAAAGGTTTTTACAACACAGAGGatccatgttgtgatgacttcctggaggtggagtttcagaaagagcaggagtttttagaGATAGTGAtccaatttcaaggctttacattacaaagtaaaaacttttttacatcGTATTTGATATACatagagcatttttataacaaatgaagTTAACAACAGTTATTCGATTATACTATAAAATGGTACATaacactggccctttaaataaaacattttccaggcacagagTCATTTTATAGTAATCAAGTACTATGTTATCTTAAATTGTAACATAGTTATAATGCTATATATTTCAAACTTCGCAATTTAacgccttaaaattgggcctctgtttctttaagaagcttctgctctttctgaagctccgccttcaggaagttatcacAACATGGCGCCtcttttaaccttttaacaacATTTACCAGCATAAAAAGCAGGAaggaatcaaggcaacactccagtcatgtttatgatgaggGAATAAGTTTAGAACATAAAGCTCAAAGCGTTGATTTTCCATGTCACCGCCCCTTTAAATTTAGTGAGGAGGCAGAAAGAATCCTGTTGGATCTCTGGTTCTGACGGCTACGGAGGCCTGGTTGGATCATGTTCAGGAACAgcgtctctgtttctgttttcctcccaGGCGTCTTCGTCTGTCCGACCCTGCCGAAGTCTGTGGACGCTCCTGCGGCTCCGGCTGCGAAGCTCAAGGTGAGTCTGGGAGTTTTCAGGAAGTCTCTGCCTCCCGAATATGGTCAGGAATCTGTCCCGCCTCTTCCTGTTCAGCTGCTGGCGTCCGACGACCGGGAGGAGATCCGGAGGTGGAGCTGCCTGATGGGGAAGGATGAATCCGGGTCAGTTAGACGCGCCGTGGAGCCGGTGAGTCCAGCGGATCCAGAACCCGTCCATCCTTCCTGTTCTGTTCCTCAACCCGCCGCTCTCCTCAGGGGGTTCTGTCCGACTCTGAGAACGAGGAGCCCAT harbors:
- the lipt2 gene encoding octanoyl-[acyl-carrier-protein]:protein N-octanoyltransferase LIPT2, mitochondrial, with the protein product MQTARPLVEVVRLGLVSYQEGLRLQQVYTDRHRSGPAHTLLLCQHLPVYTTGIRHKPYPGPVLDRLRLLGADVHHANRGGLITFHGPGQLVCYPVLNLGSFKKSVRWYVGQLEKTVIALCGRFGVEAATSPHTGVWVGDNKICAIGIHCGRYVTSHGLALNCNTDLSWFDHIVPCGIEGKGVTSLSRELQRDVGVEEAVPHLLDAFREQLSCRLTEAETPEPDRNGGVSSA